One part of the Thermodesulfovibrio sp. 3462-1 genome encodes these proteins:
- the coaE gene encoding dephospho-CoA kinase (Dephospho-CoA kinase (CoaE) performs the final step in coenzyme A biosynthesis.) codes for MIKVGLTGNFGMGKSTVAEIFRSLGAYVINTDKIVEELLNEASVIEEIKRLFGQEVISDGKLNKKYIAQIIFDNPLMRIYLENILHPKVFEKIDEIIKKIPERGEPKIVVIEAPVIFERGYQNRFDIIITVWTPEEIAIQRLQKKGISKQEAIKRLKAQFPIEMKKSKSDYIIDNSGSVEKTKAQVEELFQKLTALEHRYAGN; via the coding sequence ATGATTAAAGTAGGACTTACAGGAAACTTTGGAATGGGTAAAAGCACAGTAGCTGAAATCTTCCGCAGTCTTGGTGCTTATGTGATAAATACTGATAAAATCGTTGAGGAGCTTTTAAATGAAGCTTCAGTAATAGAAGAAATTAAAAGACTTTTTGGACAAGAGGTTATTTCTGATGGCAAACTTAATAAAAAATACATTGCCCAGATAATTTTTGACAATCCCCTTATGAGAATATATCTTGAAAACATTCTTCATCCAAAAGTCTTTGAAAAAATTGATGAAATAATAAAAAAAATTCCTGAAAGAGGAGAGCCAAAAATTGTAGTTATCGAGGCACCTGTTATTTTTGAAAGGGGTTATCAGAACAGATTTGATATAATTATTACTGTCTGGACTCCTGAAGAAATAGCAATACAGCGTCTTCAGAAAAAAGGAATTTCAAAGCAAGAAGCAATTAAAAGACTCAAAGCACAGTTTCCAATTGAGATGAAAAAATCAAAATCAGATTATATAATAGATAATTCAGGTAGTGTAGAAAAAACAAAGGCACAGGTGGAAGAGCTATTTCAAAAATTAACAGCACTGGAGCATAGATATGCAGGTAATTAA
- a CDS encoding bifunctional riboflavin kinase/FAD synthetase produces MQVIKKIEKLDYPNPVMTIGNFDGVHIGHQKIFDFVKRKAAEINGTSVVITFNPHPIKVLYKEHPLKLITTNEDKIKLIEKCGIDLTISIPFTYEFAQIEAEDFVKDILVEKFNVKWIVVGYDYRFGRARKGDRELLKKLGEIYGFKVTVLKAYKKGGKILSSTAVRNALFQGNIKEANQFLGRAYHVDGEVIRGMGRGSSILGYPTANFVPEQEIIPKQGVYAVKVTIPNLKTFNGVANIGKNPTFGNTNMSYEVHIFDFKENLLGKIIRVHFIERIRDEKKFNSPEQLKENIARDIEFAKKIFKKNKTPLFLDF; encoded by the coding sequence ATGCAGGTAATTAAAAAAATTGAAAAACTTGATTATCCAAACCCTGTCATGACAATAGGAAATTTTGATGGAGTTCACATTGGGCATCAGAAAATTTTTGATTTTGTAAAAAGAAAAGCAGCTGAGATTAACGGAACCTCAGTGGTCATAACTTTTAATCCCCATCCAATTAAAGTGCTCTATAAAGAGCATCCCCTTAAACTGATTACAACCAATGAAGACAAAATAAAACTGATTGAAAAATGCGGGATAGATTTAACAATTTCTATACCTTTTACCTATGAATTTGCTCAGATAGAGGCAGAAGATTTTGTAAAAGATATTCTTGTGGAAAAATTCAATGTAAAATGGATTGTTGTGGGATACGACTACAGATTTGGCAGAGCAAGAAAAGGAGATAGAGAACTGCTGAAAAAGCTTGGTGAAATATATGGATTTAAGGTTACTGTGCTTAAAGCCTACAAAAAAGGTGGGAAAATATTAAGCAGCACTGCTGTAAGAAATGCTCTTTTTCAGGGAAACATCAAAGAAGCAAATCAGTTTCTTGGAAGAGCCTATCATGTAGATGGTGAAGTAATAAGAGGAATGGGAAGAGGCTCATCAATTCTTGGATATCCTACTGCAAACTTTGTTCCCGAGCAGGAGATTATTCCAAAACAAGGAGTATATGCAGTTAAGGTTACCATACCCAATTTAAAGACTTTTAATGGTGTGGCAAACATTGGTAAAAACCCAACTTTTGGCAATACAAATATGAGCTATGAAGTTCACATCTTTGATTTTAAAGAAAATCTGCTTGGCAAAATCATTAGAGTTCACTTTATTGAGAGAATTCGTGATGAGAAAAAATTTAATTCACCAGAACAATTAAAAGAAAATATTGCTCGTGATATTGAATTTGCGAAAAAAATTTTTAAAAAAAATAAAACACCGCTATTTTTAGATTTTTAA